The genomic segment CATCGATAGGGCCAGGTGCATAGTCCCGGCAGAACAGATAGTAGTGGTAGCGAATAAGGCGCATACCGGGCTCGTCTTAAAAGACCTGCCGAAAATAAGGTCTAAGAACCTTATTTTGGAGCCGATATCCAGGAACACGGCGCCCGCCATAGCATTGACCGCGTCTATCCTTGCCAGGAGGCGGCCGGACGCCATCATGTTCATACTGCCGACCGATCATTATATATTGGACGAGAAGAAATATCTCAAGGCCGTAAAGACGGGTATAAAATTTATTAAAAATAATATGGATAGCGTGATCATTCTGGGCGTCAAACCCGATTTTCCTTCGACAGGATACGGATATGTAAAGATCAAAGGGAAAAAGCCCGGCGATGGCGCATTAAAGGTCGAGAGATTCGTTGAGAAGCCGGATCTGCCAACGGCGCAAAAGTACCTGGAGAGCGGGCGCTATCTATGGAACACCGGCATCTTTATATTTTCAGCGGCCTGTATCCTGGAGGTGACGAGGAAGCTTGCGCCGAAGATCTACAATGCGGTAACGAAGATGCGCCATAAAGGCAACATGTATGACTCTCTTCCCAACATATCTATCGATTATGCGATAATGGAGAAGGTGGGGAACATGTACTGTGTTAAAGGCGACTATAGATGGCATGACATGGGAAGCTTCAAGACGCTGGAGTCGATATTGAAGCGGGAATCGCGCAAGTTCGTTTCGAGGGGCGGAAAGATAGTGAAGATAATATGAGAATACTTGGGGTGGACTTCGGGTCAAAGAGGATAGGCATCGCCGTAAGCGACGAACTTTTTATCACAGCCCAGGGCGTAAAGACATTGGTGCGCCGGAGCCTGGAGCAAGACCTGCGCGAGATCAAGGATTTTATTAAAGAACACGGCGTAATAGAGGTGGTTGTAGGCCTTCCTCTTAATATGAACGGAAGTCATAGCCAGAAGACCAAAGAGGCGATGGAGTTCATGGAGAGCCTTTCAAAAGCGGTGGATGTCCCTGTGAAGACCTGGGATGAACGCCTTTCGACCGTCCAGGCGGAGAGGACGCTTCTAGAGGCGGACTTAAGCCGCGCAAAAAGAAAAAGGGTC from the Candidatus Omnitrophota bacterium genome contains:
- the ruvX gene encoding Holliday junction resolvase RuvX, giving the protein MRILGVDFGSKRIGIAVSDELFITAQGVKTLVRRSLEQDLREIKDFIKEHGVIEVVVGLPLNMNGSHSQKTKEAMEFMESLSKAVDVPVKTWDERLSTVQAERTLLEADLSRAKRKRV
- a CDS encoding mannose-1-phosphate guanylyltransferase, which gives rise to MGPEKRDKSGNGNVYAVILVGGKGVRLRPLSTSARPKAFLSITRDRKTMFARTIDRARCIVPAEQIVVVANKAHTGLVLKDLPKIRSKNLILEPISRNTAPAIALTASILARRRPDAIMFILPTDHYILDEKKYLKAVKTGIKFIKNNMDSVIILGVKPDFPSTGYGYVKIKGKKPGDGALKVERFVEKPDLPTAQKYLESGRYLWNTGIFIFSAACILEVTRKLAPKIYNAVTKMRHKGNMYDSLPNISIDYAIMEKVGNMYCVKGDYRWHDMGSFKTLESILKRESRKFVSRGGKIVKII